TCGGACGCCAGAAGGTCCCGTTTGGCAGACATGGGATGAGGAATGAGCTTCGCGGTCATGGGCAGCAGAATTTGCATGCAGTATGCCCAAATTCGCGGTCCAGACCAAACAGGCCCATCCGATTCGCCCCTCGATGCCGTGTCGCCTTTGGGATGAAGGCCTCTGTCGCGTTTGGGTTTGAGCGGCAAGGCGCGGCTGCCTAGCATGGGGCTCCTTGTCTTCACCGGGTCCGTCCATGAAATTCCTCGCACAACACCTTTGCCACAAGCTGGCTCGTGTCGCCTCGGTCACTTTGTTCTGTGTGGCGTCTGGCAGCCTTTCCGTCGCCCACGCGGCGACAAGCGACTGGCCCACCAAGCCCATCACGGTAGTGGTTCCGTTCCCTGCGGGCGGCGGCACTGATCTGATCATTCGCGTGTTGCAGCCGAGTCTCTCGCGTCACCTGGGACAGCCCATCGTCATCGACAATCGCGGCGGCGCTGGCGGAACCATTGGCAGCACCCAGCTCGCACGCAGCCGCGCGGATGGCTACACCGTGGGTCTGGTGACGACCAGCACACATGCCGTCGCACCGGCGATCTATCCCAAGCTGGGCTACAACGTTCAGAAGGATTTTTCGTATGCGGGACTGATTGGAACGACGCCCTATTTGCTGGTGGCCACCCCCGCGATGGGAGTGGACAGCATGGTCGGGCTGCAAGACAAGTTGAAGGCAAGCTCCCAGAGCGTGAGCTATGGCTCGGTCGGCAAAGGCACGGTGTCCCATTTGATGGGCGAGCAGTTTCAACGCCAATTCGGTACAGCGATGATTCATGTCCCTTATCGCGGTGCCGCGCCCGCCTATACGGATTTGCTCGGTGGTCAGATTCAGCTGATGTTCGACAATCCCGTCGGTCTGGTGCCCTATGTGCGCAGCGGCAAGATCAAGGCCCTGGCCACGACGGCGGCAACGCCGCTGCTGCCGGAACTCAAGACCTTCGAGCAGCAAGGCATCTCCGGCTTCAAGCAGCAACTTTGGTACGGCGTCGCGTTTCCGGCGCAGACGCCCCCTGCCATCGTGAAGCGTTTCTCCGGTGCTTTGCAGCAAACGCTGCAGGAGCCGGAAGTTGCCAAGGCGCTGGCCGACTATGGCGTCACGGTCGTCGCCGAAGAGTCGCAAGCCATGGCGGCGCGCGTCGCGCGCGATGCGAAGTATTGGGCCGATGTGTCCGCTGCTGCCGGCGTATCCATGGATTGATGGCAAGCTTTTCCCATCCGAATGACGTTTGAAATGATGACTCCCTCCCCCTCTCTACCAAAACACGGTCAGGTCACCTTGATCGATGTGTTCACACGCGACATGCGCGGCGGCAACCCGGTGCCGCTGGTTACCGACGCACAGGGCATGAGTGACGCAGACATGCAGCAGGTCGCTGCGCAGTACGGTCACGAATCGGCCTTTGTGCTGCCCGCAGACAATCCGCTCGCTCAATGGAAACTCCGCTTCTTCGTACCCGCCCATGAGATGGAAATGTGCGGCCATGCCACGGTGGGCAGCCTGTGGGCCCTGCGTCAATGGGGTCTGTGGCGATCGAGCGAGGCGGTGGTGCAGACGCTCAGCGGTCTGGTGCACGTGCAGTGGGATGAGGCACGGCAGTGCCCGTGGATTTCGCAACCGCCGGGACAATGCACGCTCCTCGATGAAGCACAAACCCAGGATGCTCTGTCGGTCCTCTCGCTCTCGCCAGCCTCTGCGGCCGCTGTGGTTGCGCATCCCGCCGTCAACGCATCGACCAGTCGCATCAAAACGCTGATCGAATTCAACGACCCTCGCGCAGTGCATGCGCTGCAGCCGGATTTCGCGCGGATGAAGTCGCTGTGCGAGCAGATCGATTCCACGGGTCTCTATCCGTATGCGTTGGAAAACCCCGTCGACGCCGATTCGCCACTCAGGGTGCATGCACGCCAGTTCCCTCGTTCATCCGGCTATCCCGAAGATGCCGCGACCGGAATTGCCGCAGCGGCGCTTTGGAGCCATCTCCAGGCACGCGGAGAATTTGCCCACGCCGGTGGCAAAGACGCGCAATGCATCGTGCTGCAGGGAGAGGCCATGGGATCACCCTCCGCCATCTATGTACGGGCACGACACAATGAGCAAGGTGAGCCGGATGGTTGCTGGCTCAGCGGCCAGGTTTGCTGGAGCACACGCACATGAGCCACGACACCTTACTGATCGAACGCCTGAACGCCATGGGACTGCAGTTGCCCGCCGCTCCCAAACCTCAGGCCCTGTATGCACCATGGTCCATGCACCCTCTGGATGCGAATGGATCGTCCAGTCTGGTCGTGCTGAGCGGCCAGACATGCCGTCGCAACGGCGTGCCCATGGTCGGCACCTGCCGCACTGAAAGTGACGTGGCCCCTGCGCGAGAAGCCGCTCAGATTGCAGCCCTCAATGCATTGGCGCTGCTGCACGCAGCCTGCGAAGGCAGACTGGAGCGGGTGAAGCGGCTTCTGCGCTTGAGAGGCTTTGTCGCCAGCAGCGCAGACTTCGCGCTTCACAGCCAAGTGCTGGATGGTTCGTCAGAACTGCTGAAAGTGGCGTTTCCGGACTTGCCGCTGCCCGCAAGAACCGCTGTCGGCGTCAGCAGCCTGCCTTCAGGGTGCTGGGTTGAAGTGGAGCTCGAAGCCGTCATTCACTAGGCGTCTCTGGCTGGTCCCCATCGTCATTGGCCGGTGTAGTTCGGTTTGCGTTTGTCGAAAAACGCCGCCATGCCTTCGCGCATGTCGTCCGTGTGCGCGCAGGAATTGAATGCAGCCGCTTCGGCGGCCAGTTGTGCGGGCAGGTCTCTGTCAAAGCTGGCGCGCATCAGGCGGCGCATGTGCCCCAGCGCCACGGTGGGGCCGGCGGCAAGGCGTTCTGCGAGTTGCTGCACGGCGCTGTCCAATTGCGCAAGCGGCACAACACGGTTGATGAGACCCATGCGCAGCGCATCGTCGGCGCCCAGCACATCACTGAGCATGGCGATTTCGAGCGCATGGCGCAGTCCCACCAGACGCGGCAGCGACCAGCTGGCACCCACGTCGCAACTGGCGCCGATGTTGGCATAGGCCAGATTGAATCGCGTTCCTTCGGCAACCCAGATGAAGTCGGCCAGCAGCATCAGCGACATGCCCGCACCCGCTGCCACACCATGCACTTGCGCGACCACGGGAGCATTCAGGCGCGACAGAATTTCAGCCGCTTCATTGAGCGGGCAAAGCAGATCGGCAGCGCCCTGCACGGGATTGGCCTGCAAAGTGGCCAGATCGCCACCAGCCATGAAGGCCTTGCCCGAACCCTTCATCACGAGCGCACGCACGCTGCGGTCCTGCGCCACGTCGCGTGCGGCAGCAAGCAGCGCCTGTGCCAAAGGCACATCCAGCGCGTTAAGTGTTTGCGGACGGTTGAACTGCCAGGTGACGATGCCGCCGTCGCGCATGACGAGCAGAGGAGAGTTTGCGATGTCTGAATTCATAGTGTGGGGATTATCCTGATTCACTGGAACATGGCTTCGATTTCGGAGGCATGGGCTTTGTAGGTGCTGCTGCAGCGCACCTTCATGGTAGCGGTGACTTCGCCATCATCATGGTCCGGCTCATTGATCAACAGATGGAATCTGCGGATGTGCGATACCTGTGCCAAGCGGCTGTTGTCTGCAGATTATCGACCAACGAGCGGCAATGAGTGAACGGTATGCGCTGCGCATCGAGCGATTGCCCGGCGGCATGTTGGTGCAGCGTGTCTAGCGCAGTGCCCTGCCGCAGAGGCTCGACATGTCTTCAATTCCAGTGTCGGATCCGCCTTTTCATGCGACGCAATATGACGCGTCCATGAAGAGAATAAGAGTCCTGACAACTTGCGAAGAAAGGACACGGCATGATGAATTCCACCGCCTTGAATGACCGCTACCTCGACCTGACAGCTTGCGTTCGCACTTCACACGCGGAAGTCAGGCAACAGCAACGCGGGATCAATCAGGATGTGCTCGATTGCCTCACTTTGTATGGACGTCGGGAACGCGGGCTGCATGGATGTGAGATCGCCTACTTCGACAGCGATGCACTCGATACCATCGAGCGTGGCGAGCCACGCGATTTGTTCCTGTTGGTGCTCAAGTACCGCAAGACCTACGCTGTGATGAACCCCGATGACATCATCGTGACCATGGGGCACCGCGTCCGCCGTGTGCTGCGCAAGAACAATTTCTCCTTGAAGCGCGCTCGATACAGCCAACTGAGCCGACAGCCACGGCATTACAAGTACAGTACTGGTCGTGTTTGAGGGCCGCAGTCGGCCAAGAGCGAATATCAAAACTACCACACAATGTGGCCAATCTGACATCGGAATCAACATGAAGTCGTGGCCATCACTCCGAAACGTATTGGTGACTTGGGGCATCCTGACTTTCGTCGCTGTCATAGGGATGGTCGTCTACCTACGGACAACTCCATTGGACGATCTTGTGATGGCCGACACATTGGTTTTCCAAGTTCTGGTCGCTTTGCTTATCGTGGGTAGCCCCTCTGTACTTGGACTGATTGTGTTTCTATTGTTGGGAGGAATCTTCAAATCCCGATTGCTTGGCAAATAACCACTCGACGCGCCCCTTCTGCAACATCGAGCACATTCCAAATCAAGATGACGCACCATGTTCAACGAACTTCATACAGAACCACCGACTCATCCGGGCAACCCCGGTTATGCCACTTGGGTGCGGTTCGACTTTGAGCGCGAAGATGATTCCAGCGACACCGAGCAGTGGGTCGAAGAGGTTGATCTCATCGAACTCCTGAAGGATGCTTTGGCCGAGGCTGGTTGGAATGCAAGACGTGAGGAACACTGGTTGGTGACGGACAACGGCTTCTGGCTCAAGCCGCAGTTCGTGGAGCATGCACATACCGAAGAGGCCATTCAAACCACCACAACCATCGAGGTCGCGCATCTATCACTGCTTTCACAGAGCTGCTTTGAATACCAGCATTCGATCAGCGAAGAATCTGCCACCGATTCCATGCGTGAAGGGCTGATCCGTTGGGTGCATATGGATTGGAAAACCTTTGACGATCTTGCGTCCTCCACGTTGCAGCATTGCCAGCAGATGGAGATGACGTTTCCGGATGCCGAAGGTGCGGACCATCCACGCAAAGTGCTGTTTGGCCCCGTCAGATACGTGGTCACAAATCCCGTCCCAGAAGCCCCAGACGACGAACATACGTTCTGCCCGTGCTGCCTGTTCACCAACACCATCAAGGCATTCGAGCCGCAGTTGCATGCCAAGGAGACCTTTGGCGTGAGACTTTTCGCGTCGCGCGGTGCCGACGGCGAAGTCATGGCCGATTGCCGCGTGAATGGCGAAGACTGGGAGGCCGGAGCCGAGGCATTGCGCGAGTATGTGCGAAGCTGGCCGGAATGCGGATACGAGTATCGAAAGCAGTATGTGTTGATCGTTTGACCGGAGGTCTATGGGGCCGCATCGAGACAGGCATTCATCCATCTCGGACTGTGCAGATGATTGCTCCGCCGCCCTCGTGAGCAACCCATGAGCGATCAGCAGTCCTTCAGTGCATGGGCCCACCAAGCCGTTTGCTCGCTCTGGATATCGCGTAGTTCACAAGGCAGTACAGCGCCGCGACCACGAGGTACACGGGCACGAGCGAGTGGTAATTGGCGATGAGCACTCTCGCGTTCTGCATGAGTTCGCCGTAGGTGACAACATAGCCGAATGTGGTGTCCTTCACCACGATGACCAGTTGCGCGACGAGTGCGGGAACGATGTAGCGAAGGGCCTGGGGAAAGACGATGGAGAAAAAAACCTGCGTTTCGGTCATCCCCAGACTCCGCGCGGCATCGGTCTGGCCGCGCGGAACGGCGAGCACGCCCGCACGGTAGACCTCGGCCACCACGGCTGCGGTACTGAGGCCGATGGGGAGGGTCAGCATCCAGTAGGTGCTCAGCTTCAGCCCGGCGGACGGCAGCACCAGAAAACACACGTAGATGAGCAGCAGCGTCGGCGTGCCGCGCAGGAACTCGATCACCGCGATGCTCGGCCATCGCACCAGCCGCGACTGTGCCAGACGGCCCACACACAGCACCAGCCCGAGCGTCAACGCGATGACGGCGGCCATCGCCGCCGATACCAAGGTGCCCAGCAGACCTTTGCCGAGAAATGCCCACGTCGTCGGCCACGCGAAGAAGCTCCAGTACCGGGCTTCGAGCTGCCCTGCGGAGTGAAACTGAAACGCGATGCCCGCAACCAGCAGGATCACCGCCGCCGCGATCACGCTCATCACCCGCGCAATGGTCTGCGCCTGTGGGCTTGGCGCACCGAACAGAATGTCTTCCAGTGGGCGGCTCATCGCAGTATCCGTACCTTCTTTTCCAATGCCCCGCCCGCCCAGCCGATGAGCAAGCCCGTCACCACGTACATAGCGGCCGCCACGGCGAACGCGGCGATGCCGGCTGCGGAGTCATTGGCGATCTTGGACACGAGCGCGGTGAGCTCCCGGCCCGGAAGCGGCACCTGCGACGCCAGCGAGGTCGACAGCATCAGCGCGATGAGCAGCGAGGTCATCGGCTGCACCACCGTGCGCAGCGCCTGCGGCAATACCACCGAAGTGATCACCTGCAGGGGCCGCATGCCCAGACTGAGTGCGGCCTCGATCTGGCCTCCGGCGACGGTGTTGATGCCCGAGCGCAGATAGTCCGCCGTGAATGCGGAGCACACCAGCACCAAAGTCAGGATCACGGCGGGCTCGTAGTCGATCAGGACGTTCAGATCAGGCAGAGCGAACACGATGAAGATCAGCAGCGCCACGCTCGGAATGTTGCGGAAGATCTCGACATAGACGGTCAGGACGAAACGCAGCGGAGGCAACGGAAACAGCCGCAGTACCGTGATGACCACACCCAGCAGGAAGCCGGGGACGAACGACACCAACGTGAGCTTCCAAGTCAGAAACAGGGCTTGCCCGAAGGCAGGCCCGTAGTCGGCAAGCAGCCGGGAGACACCGCCCATCGGTCAGGGAATGGCTGGCGGCGTCGGAGCGACCGTGCTGCCGGTACGCTGTCCAATGGAAATCGTCCACAGTTTGGTCCAGGTGCCGTCGGCCTCCAGCTTCTTCAGAAAGCCGTTGATGAAGGCCGCGCCGTCCGAGCCCTTGGGCAGTCCGATGCCATAGGGGTCTTTGTCGCCAAAGGGCGCACCCGCCAGCTTCGTGTCGCCCGTGCCGAGGCTCAGGGCATTGAGCAACAGCGTGTGGTCGGTCACGTAAGCTTCCACACGGCCTTGGCGCAGCGAATCGAGGGCTTCCTGATGCGTCTGGAATTCCTGCACGACCGCCTTGGGCGCGTGCTGCGCCAGAATCGCGGGGCCTGTGGATCCCGCTTGCGTGGCGACCCGCTTGCCCGCCAAGTCGTTGTACGACTGGATCGTCTTGTTGTTCGCCTTGACCAGCACCCCGGCCTGAGAAGTGTAGTAAGGCCCCGCGAACGAGATCTTCTCGGCGCGAGCGGGGGTGATCGAATAGGTCGCGAACACCATGTCCACCTGATCGTTGATCAGCACCTGCTCGCGCGTGGACGAGTTCACCTGCGTGAACTTGTACTTGGCACCATCGCCCAGAATATAGCGGGTGATGAGCTGGGCCAGCCCTGCATCGAAGCCACGGATCTTGCCGTCTTTCTCATTGAGCAGCGAGAAAAGATTCGAGGTTTGCGTGCTGCCAAGGCGCAGCGTGCCCGCCTGCTTGATCTTGCTGGCCCAGGTGCTCGATGCGATGGTTGCAGCGCTGGCGACGGGGCCCTGCGCAACCAGTGCGTCAAACGCCGCTGTATCGAGGGGCGCGCCCTGAGCGAAAAGGGATCCGCTGGAGACAAACGCCAGTGCTGCTACGGTGGATTTCAGAATGAATTGGATCGACATGGGATTCTCTTGAATGCTGCGTCACGTTGATCAATTTATAGCAGATATGGAATGCACGGACGGCTCGCCAGCTTGGGCAGACGGGGGGCTGGTCAGCCAGTGCCCGCAGCGGACCATAAAATCACATCCACATCACCATGTGAGGATCCGCCATGAGCCAGTATCCAGCAGATATCTATACAGAACCCGAGCCGAGCACCGACACGCTCGGCCACCTCGGCCCTTTGTCGGGCATGGCGGGAATCTGGACTGGTGCACGAGGGCTGGACGTCAACCCCAAGGCTGACGGGCCGGAAAAGCAGGCCTTCATCGAAACGATGGAACTGCAGCCCATCGACGCGCAGACCAACGGCCCCCAGCTC
The window above is part of the Diaphorobacter sp. HDW4B genome. Proteins encoded here:
- a CDS encoding tripartite tricarboxylate transporter substrate binding protein, which translates into the protein MKFLAQHLCHKLARVASVTLFCVASGSLSVAHAATSDWPTKPITVVVPFPAGGGTDLIIRVLQPSLSRHLGQPIVIDNRGGAGGTIGSTQLARSRADGYTVGLVTTSTHAVAPAIYPKLGYNVQKDFSYAGLIGTTPYLLVATPAMGVDSMVGLQDKLKASSQSVSYGSVGKGTVSHLMGEQFQRQFGTAMIHVPYRGAAPAYTDLLGGQIQLMFDNPVGLVPYVRSGKIKALATTAATPLLPELKTFEQQGISGFKQQLWYGVAFPAQTPPAIVKRFSGALQQTLQEPEVAKALADYGVTVVAEESQAMAARVARDAKYWADVSAAAGVSMD
- a CDS encoding glutamate ABC transporter substrate-binding protein, whose product is MSIQFILKSTVAALAFVSSGSLFAQGAPLDTAAFDALVAQGPVASAATIASSTWASKIKQAGTLRLGSTQTSNLFSLLNEKDGKIRGFDAGLAQLITRYILGDGAKYKFTQVNSSTREQVLINDQVDMVFATYSITPARAEKISFAGPYYTSQAGVLVKANNKTIQSYNDLAGKRVATQAGSTGPAILAQHAPKAVVQEFQTHQEALDSLRQGRVEAYVTDHTLLLNALSLGTGDTKLAGAPFGDKDPYGIGLPKGSDGAAFINGFLKKLEADGTWTKLWTISIGQRTGSTVAPTPPAIP
- a CDS encoding long-chain fatty acid--CoA ligase translates to MAQVSHIRRFHLLINEPDHDDGEVTATMKVRCSSTYKAHASEIEAMFQ
- a CDS encoding amino acid ABC transporter permease, with product MSRPLEDILFGAPSPQAQTIARVMSVIAAAVILLVAGIAFQFHSAGQLEARYWSFFAWPTTWAFLGKGLLGTLVSAAMAAVIALTLGLVLCVGRLAQSRLVRWPSIAVIEFLRGTPTLLLIYVCFLVLPSAGLKLSTYWMLTLPIGLSTAAVVAEVYRAGVLAVPRGQTDAARSLGMTETQVFFSIVFPQALRYIVPALVAQLVIVVKDTTFGYVVTYGELMQNARVLIANYHSLVPVYLVVAALYCLVNYAISRASKRLGGPMH
- a CDS encoding amino acid ABC transporter permease → MGGVSRLLADYGPAFGQALFLTWKLTLVSFVPGFLLGVVITVLRLFPLPPLRFVLTVYVEIFRNIPSVALLIFIVFALPDLNVLIDYEPAVILTLVLVCSAFTADYLRSGINTVAGGQIEAALSLGMRPLQVITSVVLPQALRTVVQPMTSLLIALMLSTSLASQVPLPGRELTALVSKIANDSAAGIAAFAVAAAMYVVTGLLIGWAGGALEKKVRILR
- a CDS encoding enoyl-CoA hydratase/isomerase family protein, yielding MNSDIANSPLLVMRDGGIVTWQFNRPQTLNALDVPLAQALLAAARDVAQDRSVRALVMKGSGKAFMAGGDLATLQANPVQGAADLLCPLNEAAEILSRLNAPVVAQVHGVAAGAGMSLMLLADFIWVAEGTRFNLAYANIGASCDVGASWSLPRLVGLRHALEIAMLSDVLGADDALRMGLINRVVPLAQLDSAVQQLAERLAAGPTVALGHMRRLMRASFDRDLPAQLAAEAAAFNSCAHTDDMREGMAAFFDKRKPNYTGQ
- a CDS encoding PhzF family phenazine biosynthesis isomerase, with translation MMTPSPSLPKHGQVTLIDVFTRDMRGGNPVPLVTDAQGMSDADMQQVAAQYGHESAFVLPADNPLAQWKLRFFVPAHEMEMCGHATVGSLWALRQWGLWRSSEAVVQTLSGLVHVQWDEARQCPWISQPPGQCTLLDEAQTQDALSVLSLSPASAAAVVAHPAVNASTSRIKTLIEFNDPRAVHALQPDFARMKSLCEQIDSTGLYPYALENPVDADSPLRVHARQFPRSSGYPEDAATGIAAAALWSHLQARGEFAHAGGKDAQCIVLQGEAMGSPSAIYVRARHNEQGEPDGCWLSGQVCWSTRT
- a CDS encoding DUF6348 family protein produces the protein MFNELHTEPPTHPGNPGYATWVRFDFEREDDSSDTEQWVEEVDLIELLKDALAEAGWNARREEHWLVTDNGFWLKPQFVEHAHTEEAIQTTTTIEVAHLSLLSQSCFEYQHSISEESATDSMREGLIRWVHMDWKTFDDLASSTLQHCQQMEMTFPDAEGADHPRKVLFGPVRYVVTNPVPEAPDDEHTFCPCCLFTNTIKAFEPQLHAKETFGVRLFASRGADGEVMADCRVNGEDWEAGAEALREYVRSWPECGYEYRKQYVLIV
- a CDS encoding RidA family protein, which encodes MSHDTLLIERLNAMGLQLPAAPKPQALYAPWSMHPLDANGSSSLVVLSGQTCRRNGVPMVGTCRTESDVAPAREAAQIAALNALALLHAACEGRLERVKRLLRLRGFVASSADFALHSQVLDGSSELLKVAFPDLPLPARTAVGVSSLPSGCWVEVELEAVIH